tcatttgggAAAATCAGAGTCGTGACCTTCGTTTGCGGATAGTCAAATCGAACGGAGAAGTGAATCGCGGCCCGGCGTCGGATCAGTTGGATGAaatgacgcaacaacaacagcaacagccgcAACTAATACagactcaacaacaacaggcgcCCCCTTCCCGTGTAGCCGCCGTGTCGCCAACTCGCAAGACACCGGCCGTCGTCCCTGGAACGGGCCGAGCCAGCAACGCCCTCATGACTGTCAGCACGAGGAAAATCGGCAAAAAACTGGATTTGGAGCTGACGAAAGGCCATGAAGGACTCGGCTTTAGTGTCACGACGCGTGACAATCCGGCTGGAGGGCTTTGCCCCATTTACATCAAGAATATCTTACCCAGAGGTTCGTTTTGTCGTTCGTTTTTCTTGACTTGGCTCAGAAATGTCAAATTCCGTTTTTTCCCAGGTTGTTTTCCaaccttcttttctttcctggaATCCTCcctgttgttcttttttggaaTGGCAATCAatttgacttttaaaaaaatgttgtaataTTTTGCAGGTGCCGCGATTGAGGATGGCCGACTGCGCTCCGGTGATCGACTTTTGGAGGTCAACGGCGTGGAAATGACGGGCAAGACTCAGAGCGAGGTGGTTAGCCTTTTGCGCAACATTCCCAGCGGTGGTGTCGCCCGTCTCCTAATTTCCCGACAggaaacggaagaagaaatccaacagTCGAACCAATtgcaaaatcaacaaattcaaTCGTCTCAGCTTCAATCGTCGACTCAAACTCAGCAGACGAGTCCCAAATTGCCCCGGCAGATGAAATCCATCAGCAGGGCCAGCGAAGAGAGTCTGCTGCTCCTGCCCTGGAAGCAGCGCGAGATCCTCACACTCGACATTCCCGTCCACGACACGGAAAAGGCCGGCCTCGGCATTTCAGTCAAAGGCAAGACGACGTCGTCATCGGGAAATGGCACCAGCGACCTGGGCATCTTCATCAAGTCGGTCCTGCACGGAGGAGCCGCTTCCAGGGACGGCCGGCTCTGCACCAACGACCAGCTCCTTCACGTCAACGGCGTCTCTCTGCAGGGGCGATCCAACACGGAAGCGATGGAAGGATTGAGGCGAGCCGTCCACCAGGAGGGTCCTAAGCCCGGGCACATCACCCTGACGGTTGCCCGCAAAATGCACGCGCTCAAGGATCGTGAAGTGACGCTGGAAGGGCAGTCGCAGGACGACACGGTGAACGGAACGGTTCGACTGGGCGGCAACGGGGGCGACAGCTCCGGCAGTTACGATCATTCCGGAGGCAGTAGCGACCAATCCGGTTCCACCGTCATTTTTGTCAGCGGAAGTGGATCAGACAGTCGTGAGAGAAATCTCATGAAAGACAATCGACTCTCCGGAATCTCCTCTGATCTCCGCAACGAGAGTTACTACCGGGTAAgtttcaacttttgatttttccccagttgaatttgaattgattgaattttgttttggttttatttttgaaggccACGCACGAAACGTGGAACACGACACAGTTGCAGGAAACTTTGATGAGTTCGTCGAAATCGAACGGTGGGCACCAGACGAGCGTAGTGCAGCAGGGTCCAGGGCGGAAGCAGCATTCGCAAAACAGCCCAACGGTCCATTTGACGCCGGGCGAGGTGGTTTCGATCGACGGTGATTACCTGCCGCAGTCGAGGCCACGCCCACCCtctatgatgatgatgtcgacGTCCAACGGTTCCTCAGTGGCCTCTACACCGGATACGACCATGAACTTGCcttggcagcagcaacaacaacattccaaTAATAACATTCGTGGTCCCGGTGGTCAACGCTCTGGACCAACGGATGGACGCGACCGACCGTGGCCCAATGCCGAGCAGCCACAACCGCCCCAGAGTCCCCTGTCGGAAACATCCATGCGATCCGATGGACGTCCCAGCGATTCGGAAGCGCCCACCTACACCAGCCAGTACgtcacgttttattttttgttttgattgttttgggaaattctttttatttgtcatttcattgttttgtttttttctttgttcttttttttctttttttgaaggaCTTCTTTGGACACGGACCCGAACGCTCCCGGCTTTTCTCGCGACCAGTTTGGTCGTCAGAGCATGTCGGAAAAACGGCACGCCTCGCTGGACGCCAAGAACACGGACACTTatcaaaggaataagaaacTCAGGTCGGTAGAAGAACCAACgcgattttattttcctcttttttcctattgtcACCAAGACGACCAAAACGATGATTATTACACAATTAGAAGCGTACGGGACTCGATACGGTTTTAACACgtcggaaatatttttattgaattctaCAGGGAGGAAAGAGAACGTCAGAAACAGACCCAGCCCGAAAgcgaacagcaacaacaacaacaacaaccgcaaaCATCCGCAGTGAAAGAGAACATGCCTCCatcaggtaaaataaaaatgacattaATTTCACAAATTCTCACCTGGACGCTCCGTGTATTTGGTGATAGGCtaaaagcttcttcttttgtcggcgtacttttttttatcgggAATAATATTAACTACTTTCGGCTTATTTAACTCtctcacctttttttctccttttgatgCTTTTCCACGTAAcgagaaataacaaaataacattCATTTAGACATTTAGATAATAATCTCATCCTAACCGTGAACCTtcgaattttgttcttttttctctctctcgtctaccCTCTCCTACCACAACCCTCAACTCCTCCGACTTGAAATGGAAACATTGCGTGTCCTCTGGCGTGTTGTTGTGTGGGTGACTCAGGTCGGGTGATCCGTCGCGCTGTCAAGCGTCGTCACGCCCATCCTTTGGTTTCGCGTCTGGAGAAGGATTACCTCAGCTCACCCACCTATCACCGATCCAGTCCCAATCTTTATCAACCCAACGATGTTGTTGGGGGTGTTGGTGGTGTGGCtacaggtgtgtgtgtgtgtctgtcatgttgttgctgttgttgctgctgtcccTTAACTTTCTTTTAATGGCCCCCCTTCTCGGTCTCCTTCTGTCATTGAACTTTCTTTTTACTGGTGacttatattttaaaaacattttttctgtaaaataaTGAACTTTTCGTGAAGGTCAAAGTCATTTGAAATTGCGGAATTACCCGGAGAAGTTCATTATTGCGGATTAATTGcgataaatctttttttttcactttctctctctctctctccttttctgcACACGCAAATTAACCAAGAGACTAACCTCgactgaaatttcttttttcccacccTCTGTTTGGCCTTATCTGGATTGGAATTGGATTTTGGTTAAAATAGCGAATCGCCGGGGGGTTGCGGGCACGGTTGATCGGGGTAGTCGCCTCTCTGTGGCCCCatccatgatgatgatgatgacggatcATTATCATCAGCATCAACGTTCTCGTGTCTCTTCGGTGGAATCCCTTCCCCTAATCGCTCCGTCACCTGTCCTATCCCTTCAACAAGGCCAAAGACGGCCGCCGCTGCTACCTCCATGTACGTAACGCAATTGCCGCttgctcgtgtgtgtgtgcacctctctttgttttattatgcttgctcggttttttatttttatttatcgcaTCGCGCTGGGTGTAACGCTTTttattccgtttcttttttggttgccGGTTTGAtccggtttttatttttattttattttttttcaattttgccatttttttaaatttaaataatgatAACCGttgtggattttttaaatgtgcgTGAATCAGACAAGTCGCAGGAGAATAGCCGGCCGCTTTTCGTCCGTCCGGTTGACCCGCCTTCAAGAAACTCTTCAAGGGACATCGGCCCGACTTTGGGGTTGAAGAAATCGTCGAGTTTGGAGTCGCTCCAGACGGTCGTCCAGGAGATCCAGATGCAGGAGGAGGAGCCTCAAATCGGTTGCTACGGCTATCACCGGCCGACGGCCATCCGGGTGGTTCGAGGACGCGGCTGCAATGAAAGTTTCCGAGCGGCTGTCGATCGCAGCTACGACGAGTCGGGCCAGCCAACTGACGGCACCAACAAAGAGCCCATGGAGACACGTAAGCAACCCGGAAGCGTTTTACCAGACTAATGTTTTAATGTCCATTGAAAATTTCGTGAAACTTTCGGGATTTATTCCGGACTAGTAGACTggaacattcttttttttttaatttctctatttattttctctttgcgATTTAGTGGACGAAGCGTTGGAAGTTGAGGTGAATGAAATGATGCCACCGCCACGCTCTCCATCGGACATCGGAATTCCCATGTTGAACAACAAGAACGAGACGCGCAAgagcaaaaagaagaacgcCAACGCGGCCGGACTCCTTTTGAAAGGCCTGGGCTCCATGTTCCGCTTCGGCAAGCACCGCAAATCCGCACCAGCCAGTCCAGAATCCGGTCATCAGTCATCCGGATCGGATCCGACAGTTTCGGGTCATCATTCCATGGCCGGCGGCCACATGATTATGCCTTCGTCCGGAAACCAAtctcaccatcaccaccagagCGAGCGGAGATCTTCTTCCGGTCATTCCGGAAGCATCGGCAGGTCGTCTGCCGTGAGCGAAGTGGACCGCCATCACGTCCTCAGACGAACTCTTCCGCCCGATGAACGTGACCGTGCAGAGCTCGGACGCCAAATGGCCATCGCCGTCGCTCGCCAGGTAAATTGCAAAAAACTCAAATTCGTGCGGATGATTGAGgacaaagaagaagtttgGGTTGACGTCATCTCGCCTTATGTGACGTCTAaaaggagaggggggaaaacaacaagTGATTCACCGGAAACATTTCACCGACGCTCGATTGTTTCGTCGAATAATGATGTTCGATTAAAAGCGAGTCTCGACTTTTTACGCATTTAATTCATGGGACTCCCACGCGTTCACAGGGAGCCAAAGTTCGTGTACACAGGATTTGcggctttttatttattttctatttttttctacgcGAGAGAGAGGAGGGTTGGAATAATTGAATGACGGGATATTGTGGTTTTTTCAAGTGCACACAAGCGACATTGTGAAAGACACACGATTTCACTTTGGGAaaatcagttttcttttttctagctATAGAGCATAGGCTTGTAATCGAAGAATTTTTGTGAGTTGTAAACCATTTCGATCGTAATGTTTATTTTCCCGTTGCGGAAGAAATTAGTGGCCCCGTTTCTAGTCCATTTGCTGTTGCCATCTAACGGTTGTTTGTTCTGGCTTTAGAATTTCtggtttttattcttttatttgattgttcgattcttttctcttattctttttacagGCCGCCCAAGATGAACAGAAGAGAATACAACATCATTATTTACGGTTGATGGATCAGCAACAACGCCAGGCCGCCGCCGCTCACGATCACCAGCagaagcaacaacagcagcagcaacaacagcaacaagggAATTCAGCAACAACTGGTGACCGCTCGCAGAGGCTGCATCAGCTGCGCGCCCAGCACCAAAAACGGCACGCCGAACAACAAAGACAGTCGACTCACACGCCGACGGAACAGTTCGAgtatgaaaaatattcaaattgcaGACGATGGAAATGACATTTtaacgttttttctttttctttttcccttgaCTTGTTTTGGTTAGGTCAAATAATAAGAATGTGCCGGAAATCATACACGGACGCTCGGCCAGTTACGACCCTTACAACGACGTGAGGAAACCCCGTAGCCGGGCAGCTGTCGGCGAACCCAATACTCTTATGCCCATTCCGGCCGTGCCTTCCTCCACGtccaactacaacaacaattaCGACGAATTTCAACTCAAGTAAAtatctttattttcaatttcacagAACTTCTTTGAATTTAAGATCGTTTGCAATGAACGTGTTATTGTTGTTCGTGTCTCCACTAATATTTAACTCGACCAACATGTAACTAACGGTTTTGTGATTTGATTGGGGGTTTTCTATTTTGGCTACGAAAAGAAATGGCAATTTGAACCCGGTTCAGATTCGTGAAATGCAGGAATTGGTCCGTCATCAAAGACTCAAAGTTGAACAGGGACAAGTCATGTAAGAAATCAACAACAtttccaaacaaacaaaagtagCGCGagttgattattttcttcGGTTGGTTTGAATTCGCCGCATCCGTCGcctgcatttttatttttcgtttatgATTTTGCATGGTCCCcagttttatttggttttattagtttttatttcggtagacattttgttttttaaattaaatgttgattGGAATTtgtattaattcattttcatttgtttgtttttgcagtCGGCGTCAGCAGCACTATCACTCGCAGCGATCGGCTCGCGAGACGCGGATGAGCCCACCGGGTGGAAATGGTTGGTCGGGTGCCGATCGGCCCGTCTCCAACTATTTCGAGTATGAAAGTCTTCACATTGCTGGTCACAAGGTCGCATTGAGCGGACCACCTTACAAGTAATATTGCACACACACGTTTCCGATTTTTCCCTTTGTGCAATAAACTAACGAAATGTCTGTGTTTTTTAATGACTTTCTCAGacctcagcaacaacaacaatcgggAAATCGTCGCCCACCCACCGTGCAGGGCGATGATACAACATTTTTCCGGCGCCCTGATAGAAACAGCACTGGTCATGGTACGTCTACTTCTGTTATTTCGgaatttcatcatcttctttgatACACTTGAATATGAATGGATTATTTTAACTTGCAGAATACGGAAGCAATCAAGGACGGGCATCTCAACGGGAATCGGTTTATGGTGCATCCACCTACGGAAGCGGCAGCCAAAATAACCCCAGCAGACCGGCTCCTTTGACAGGATCTAAAGTCTGAGCAGCAACGACGGCAGCAGTTAACATTCAGCTAATTATATAGGGACAATAGGTATCTGTGTTAATATCAAactcaaaaaaaaatgaaactatcAAGTACTTTGAAAACGAATGCATGTGCAGTCCATTGGtcagattttctttgaaatattttcaaaggaaaaaagtccattttcattttcatttttttgctcgatcaaaaaaactgttgaattGTAAATAACTTAAgaaactgtttattttttcaacacaAACCCAACGCGGAAATCTTCAAAGTCTGTCCCCATCAAccaatctatttttaaatattccaatCCCTCTTTTTACATattaaaacacaaattaagCTGAAAAGTAATTGAGCGAATCGTGTGTTGTACATATCGCGGAACCGTCcatgaaagaaagaagaaaagagtattattttctttttttaaaattataaatagtCCCAGTCGTCAATTGAATATTCTCgcactaaaaaacaaaattgaaaacttgACGACTTACGGgccaaatgtttgtttttgaatgaagAAGAGTTATAATTCACAATTTGACGCTAATATTTGCGCAGGTTGGCTCTTGAAAACTGTTTCAAATCGTGTGTCTTCATCTGTCactttctatttgtttttatacaTTCCCCCCCATTTGCCATATCAAATCAAGTGTCTATTATTCCTCCTCTCtcatttgtaataataatttcttttatatttcggTTTTTAACTATGCATCACAAAACACACTCCGATATAGTATAATAACTCTGCtactgtttaattttttttccggtcgaaagagaaaaagaaaagaaactagaaaaaaaattatcttttgaaTAAACGAATGACgtgattctattttttttcgccttgacaacaaaatatttagaCCGATTTAATTCATCAAGGACGTGAGGGACAGGAAAACGAGGGTCGGTGGTTTTGGAATCTTTTCCAAACGATTGCGTCTTATAACCTTCCAGGATATCCTGCAGACACCGTGTCGGATTTTCAGGGGTCTTTAGGCTACCGTTCCACATTGTGATTCACATTCATTCGCCGTAGATGGTTCACTTTATTTTCTGTaagaatttgtttaaaataatgactttgttttttattgtttggaCGTGTCTAACCGTTTCGGTTGCATTAGCGAATGTACGGAATGCCAACGGCCCAGGTtcgtgaattttattttattttgcaatttctattttcgtCAATTTAATCACCCTTTTATTTTAGGCTGCGTCTTTAATTTGGATAAAGAATCGCCCAAATATCCTCCGCATTTATTTGACGCTACCAAGAATGAAATTATTCAACCGGTTTTGGTGGCCAACAAAAGAGTTATCAGTTTACCAGTCGGCCAGCAAGTTATCGTCGCCTGTGTAGGATGGAACAACGTTTTAAATGCTGCCAATCTGTCAGTCAGTGCAGCCGAATGCGTTTCGCCATCATCTCAACTCCGTTTGGGCGCCCAGAGTCTTGGCTACAAATCGTTGGGTTGCAGAACTCAAGCGAAAGAAACTCTGAAGACACTGGGGAAATGTTTTACCGGAGGAACTTTGATTGAGATCGGATGGCAAATTGAATCTTCTTTCGTCAAACAGATAACCATCTGTCACCAGCAATCCACTGCCAACACCCTGTACTCTTCCAGCGTCATCCGGGGAGCTTCAATTCTGGCTGACGATGAATCCAACAATCGTCCGCCCTTCCGCCAAGGATCCTTCTTTGCCGGAATTAACGTTAATCGAGCTTACTTGCAAACCAGTCAAATGGCTACTTTTACAAGGATTCTTGGCTCGGCGGAGCTGGCTAGACGATACCTGGATCCTTCCAAGAGCTGGTACTTGTCTCGAGGTCATCTGGCACCAGATGGCGATTTTGTGGATGCCGCTAGTCAGGATATGACGTATTATTACATCAACTGCGCACCCCAATGGCAGTCGTTCAACAATGGAAACTGGAAAGCGCTCGAGACGGCCGTCAGGAATTTGGCTTCCGGGCGGATGGCCGATTTCACTATTTACACTGGCACGTTTGGAATTCTGACTCTCGCCGATGTCCATGGACAACAGAAACCAATCACACTGTCAGATGGGAAGATTCCTGTGCCCAAATATTACTGGAAAGTAATTCACGATCCAGCAAGTGGAAAAGCGACGGCAGTGGTTGGCATTAACAATCCCTATTTGACTGTCATTACCGGTGCTGACGTTTTCTGCCCCGATGTTTGCAATCAAGTGACGTGgatcaaatttgaaagaacTAGGTTGGCCAATGGTTACACCTTTTGCTGCACAGTGCAGTCTCTACGCAAAATCATATCGTATTCTCCAGACTTGGGCAATTTatctcttttgatttaatttgaagCATTTACAAGTTTATTGACAGAAGCAGACAGAAGGAGATtataataaattcaatgtcagcctttggttctttttcaaaaattttatgataatttttgaattttgattttattgtaaaaatcGGCAATGTTtttgtaaaatgtttttttaattataacaGTTTGGCAAACACGTACGAACTTCCGTTTCCCGCGCCTTCCTTATTAGACGCCATTGAATTTCTAGAAAACCTATCAGTTGGTTAGTAACCACCACCACAAGACAGACGTTCGGAGTTCAGACCTTCataaatgtttaattaatGTTCCGTGGGATGatacattttaatttcctGCTATTATCCATCGTATTTGGTAAACAACCTATTGATTAATTTGATTGAGCTTGAAAACAACTTAAAGATGGatgtatttatttacatttaacaGCTTAAGTGGAAACAAGGTTAGAGCTTGGCAGTTGGCAGCATCAGTAAAAATGATTCCAACTAATCGAATTCAGTCGCTAATTCACCCTTATTATCCATACCGTGACACATTTGCCGTTAATGTGCtagaaaattacaaatttactGAACTGGTTGGTAATGAGATCAAGGTATGCTAGATGGTGTTGAGAAGATAGACTTATATGTATTAATATATCGTAATTGTTATTTAGATTCTGTTTCTTGGATGTGTGGACCTAAGAAGCATTTTGAAGACAGTATCAGCAGGAAATGTAGAACACTTCCAATTTCATCTGAATTGTTCTTCCCCGTTGGTTTTGGCACGAAACATGTTGATACTCAAAATCATAACCTCCCAAGATTTTGATACCAAGAATGATGAAGATGTTGCTTTCCTATGGGATGTTTGGTATAATATGGATTGGCCAGAACAAACCCAACATCGATTTAAATTGGTATTGAGGGACCTATTGGACAATGATCTACCACTAAACATTACCATCACTAATAACAGTCAGTCCTTGGAAGATATAAGAACAGTGTGGTTATCATGGTGGTTATTTGTGGGTTTGTCTACTTTGGAATCCCATTCAGCAAGAAAATCGCTGCTGGAGAAAATCAATGAAGAAAGGTATTGAAACACGCAAACAAGtctgttttaaaaagtaaGCCAATGTTATATTactgacaattttttttatcgaactACAGGCTGAACTATATTGTGGAAGGCTGGCGACAACTCCACAGCAAAGATATAAATCCGCAGGGGATATACAGCAAATCATTGATTCCAGAAGCTGTAGATAACTTTGCGTTTCATCTAGATTCCAAGTTTAAACATCTGGGTGATGCAACAAGGAAGAAAGTTCACGAAGAAGCTATGCGATTTTTCTCAAAAGGAAGCTGTCGGCTGCGAAATGGAAATTCGAACGATGCTTTCGTCAACCCAACTATGATGCTAGATCCAACGACTCCCCATTGGAATGTTGCTCCGAAACTATCACCATTCGATAGTTTTCTGCCGTTAACTGAGGAAGAGCTTGATATGTCTGAAGGCGAAATTCTAATTCGTTCTTGTCAGAAAATACTCACGACCCAAATAGCCGGATATCGAAGTCGTCTAGAAACagtcaaaattgttttccacCTGGAAGATCCCATGAAGTTTTTCTATTCAGACACAACCAACCTAACCTTTGACGTCATTGATTGTTCAAGCTTATCGGACACCGTTGGATTACTTAATCTCATCGTGGGAAGTAGCAAGAAATTGGCCGATACTCCTGAAGCTATTTTCTTAACCGAGAGCACGAATTGGCAAAACTCAGCAATCTCTGCAGTGGAATACGTCGAAGAAGCTCTTTGTTCTCCTCTGAGCATGATT
This region of Daphnia pulex isolate KAP4 chromosome 9, ASM2113471v1 genomic DNA includes:
- the LOC124202974 gene encoding uncharacterized protein LOC124202974 isoform X6, translated to MAYKSCNSRAVQLVHYFPCRLFSHRVQSYQLDSCDSLDIFDDATSGLSNGVYKHLSNDAAISVAALRSSDGAILDPDDRLADVVDDREQLAACLSNGGGGGGGSGSELDEPSLGVPLVLGPRIGLMNLRGDGTSASSNSGSPSPTDFGLHHHGYGVVGSSHPASRKDIEVTGQEAATGLMVDHLHLQVRRGSEPALNRISPDAPSTAPNTTGSSSSSASTGHHLHHHADMPPTTSNSRDYKRWSAAPIVDPTSDSDCEERDLEVVRRHPSGPRFARSGARVSMQIFGGGVGSAANGGSHNNAGYRWAEAADNALLSAATAPTGVATPTATTPPDYEETMHRRTRSLRREPVGATSESIPLSDGHHHLYQPHHLNNSSSNNNMQSQLATTQLVVLPNEGGQPLGIHVVPDYSPLGNELGLLVQGVEPGGRIYRDGRIAVHDRIVEINSHPLKDVPFHRAQELFRNALQSRDLRLRIVKSNGEVNRGPASDQLDEMTQQQQQQPQLIQTQQQQAPPSRVAAVSPTRKTPAVVPGTGRASNALMTVSTRKIGKKLDLELTKGHEGLGFSVTTRDNPAGGLCPIYIKNILPRGAAIEDGRLRSGDRLLEVNGVEMTGKTQSEVVSLLRNIPSGGVARLLISRQETEEEIQQSNQLQNQQIQSSQLQSSTQTQQTSPKLPRQMKSISRASEESLLLLPWKQREILTLDIPVHDTEKAGLGISVKGKTTSSSGNGTSDLGIFIKSVLHGGAASRDGRLCTNDQLLHVNGVSLQGRSNTEAMEGLRRAVHQEGPKPGHITLTVARKMHALKDREVTLEGQSQDDTVNGTVRLGGNGGDSSGSYDHSGGSSDQSGSTVIFVSGSGSDSRERNLMKDNRLSGISSDLRNESYYRATHETWNTTQLQETLMSSSKSNGGHQTSVVQQGPGRKQHSQNSPTVHLTPGEVVSIDGDYLPQSRPRPPSMMMMSTSNGSSVASTPDTTMNLPWQQQQQHSNNNIRGPGGQRSGPTDGRDRPWPNAEQPQPPQSPLSETSMRSDGRPSDSEAPTYTSQTSLDTDPNAPGFSRDQFGRQSMSEKRHASLDAKNTDTYQRNKKLREERERQKQTQPESEQQQQQQQPQTSAVKENMPPSANRRGVAGTVDRGSRLSVAPSMMMMMTDHYHQHQRSRVSSVESLPLIAPSPVLSLQQGQRRPPLLPPYKSQENSRPLFVRPVDPPSRNSSRDIGPTLGLKKSSSLESLQTVVQEIQMQEEEPQIGCYGYHRPTAIRVVRGRGCNESFRAAVDRSYDESGQPTDGTNKEPMETLDEALEVEVNEMMPPPRSPSDIGIPMLNNKNETRKSKKKNANAAGLLLKGLGSMFRFGKHRKSAPASPESGHQSSGSDPTVSGHHSMAGGHMIMPSSGNQSHHHHQSERRSSSGHSGSIGRSSAVSEVDRHHVLRRTLPPDERDRAELGRQMAIAVARQAAQDEQKRIQHHYLRLMDQQQRQAAAAHDHQQKQQQQQQQQQQGNSATTGDRSQRLHQLRAQHQKRHAEQQRQSTHTPTEQFESNNKNVPEIIHGRSASYDPYNDVRKPRSRAAVGEPNTLMPIPAVPSSTSNYNNNYDEFQLNRRQQHYHSQRSARETRMSPPGGNGWSGADRPVSNYFEYESLHIAGHKVALSGPPYKPQQQQQSGNRRPPTVQGDDTTFFRRPDRNSTGHEYGSNQGRASQRESVYGASTYGSGSQNNPSRPAPLTGSKV
- the LOC124202974 gene encoding partitioning defective 3 homolog isoform X1, with product MAYKSCNSRAVQLVHYFPCRLFSHRVQSYQLDSCDSLDIFDDATSGLSNGVYKHLSNDAAISVAALRSSDGAILDPDDRLADVVDDREQLAACLSNGGGGGGGSGSELDEPSLGVPLVLGPRIGLMNLRGDGTSASSNSGSPSPTDFGLHHHGYGVVGSSHPASRKDIEVTGQEAATGLMVDHLHLQVRRGSEPALNRISPDAPSTAPNTTGSSSSSASTGHHLHHHADMPPTTSNSRDYKRWSAAPIVDPTSDSDCEERDLEVVRRHPSGPRFARSGARVSMQIFGGGVGSAANGGSHNNAGYRWAEAADNALLSAATAPTGVATPTATTPPDYEETMHRRTRSLRREPVGATSESIPLSDGHHHLYQPHHLNNSSSNNNMQSQLATTQLVVLPNEGGQPLGIHVVPDYSPLGNELGLLVQGVEPGGRIYRDGRIAVHDRIVEINSHPLKDVPFHRAQELFRNALQSRDLRLRIVKSNGEVNRGPASDQLDEMTQQQQQQPQLIQTQQQQAPPSRVAAVSPTRKTPAVVPGTGRASNALMTVSTRKIGKKLDLELTKGHEGLGFSVTTRDNPAGGLCPIYIKNILPRGAAIEDGRLRSGDRLLEVNGVEMTGKTQSEVVSLLRNIPSGGVARLLISRQETEEEIQQSNQLQNQQIQSSQLQSSTQTQQTSPKLPRQMKSISRASEESLLLLPWKQREILTLDIPVHDTEKAGLGISVKGKTTSSSGNGTSDLGIFIKSVLHGGAASRDGRLCTNDQLLHVNGVSLQGRSNTEAMEGLRRAVHQEGPKPGHITLTVARKMHALKDREVTLEGQSQDDTVNGTVRLGGNGGDSSGSYDHSGGSSDQSGSTVIFVSGSGSDSRERNLMKDNRLSGISSDLRNESYYRATHETWNTTQLQETLMSSSKSNGGHQTSVVQQGPGRKQHSQNSPTVHLTPGEVVSIDGDYLPQSRPRPPSMMMMSTSNGSSVASTPDTTMNLPWQQQQQHSNNNIRGPGGQRSGPTDGRDRPWPNAEQPQPPQSPLSETSMRSDGRPSDSEAPTYTSQTSLDTDPNAPGFSRDQFGRQSMSEKRHASLDAKNTDTYQRNKKLREERERQKQTQPESEQQQQQQQPQTSAVKENMPPSGRVIRRAVKRRHAHPLVSRLEKDYLSSPTYHRSSPNLYQPNDVVGGVGGVATANRRGVAGTVDRGSRLSVAPSMMMMMTDHYHQHQRSRVSSVESLPLIAPSPVLSLQQGQRRPPLLPPYKSQENSRPLFVRPVDPPSRNSSRDIGPTLGLKKSSSLESLQTVVQEIQMQEEEPQIGCYGYHRPTAIRVVRGRGCNESFRAAVDRSYDESGQPTDGTNKEPMETLDEALEVEVNEMMPPPRSPSDIGIPMLNNKNETRKSKKKNANAAGLLLKGLGSMFRFGKHRKSAPASPESGHQSSGSDPTVSGHHSMAGGHMIMPSSGNQSHHHHQSERRSSSGHSGSIGRSSAVSEVDRHHVLRRTLPPDERDRAELGRQMAIAVARQAAQDEQKRIQHHYLRLMDQQQRQAAAAHDHQQKQQQQQQQQQQGNSATTGDRSQRLHQLRAQHQKRHAEQQRQSTHTPTEQFESNNKNVPEIIHGRSASYDPYNDVRKPRSRAAVGEPNTLMPIPAVPSSTSNYNNNYDEFQLKNGNLNPVQIREMQELVRHQRLKVEQGQVIRRQQHYHSQRSARETRMSPPGGNGWSGADRPVSNYFEYESLHIAGHKVALSGPPYKPQQQQQSGNRRPPTVQGDDTTFFRRPDRNSTGHEYGSNQGRASQRESVYGASTYGSGSQNNPSRPAPLTGSKV